A portion of the Bdellovibrionota bacterium genome contains these proteins:
- a CDS encoding class I SAM-dependent rRNA methyltransferase, giving the protein MPSIAKVVLHPRKAGAAIGGHPWVYANTIQDVDGRPNDGDEVAVHAHEGDRFIGYGLFNSKSDIRIRLYSWTKDATLTNDLFRRRIEDAVYYRGKLLGLSDAKSAVRLVFSEADMLSGLTVDRYGSVLVVQMTSLALSKRLDLLVKALTEICRPTGICLRSVSEISKKEGLDLPDQVLAGEIPDEPIVIRDRDLLFEVSLRQGQKTGFYLDQRENRYVVADLAKGREVLDLYCYTGGFALWCAHKLAASVTAVDSSGPAILQAKWNAERNQISSVEFIEADAVDFLKSRAASSYSMVILDPPRLAFSQSTKERALRMYHRINIEALRVLKSGGILVSCSCSGRVTPSEWISLLAGAARRSGRFLQVIEERGAARDHPVSPHCPETHYLKCVIARIY; this is encoded by the coding sequence ATGCGAATACGATTCAAGACGTGGATGGGCGGCCGAACGATGGCGATGAAGTCGCCGTGCACGCGCATGAAGGGGACCGTTTTATCGGGTACGGTCTCTTCAATTCTAAGAGCGACATTCGCATTCGCCTCTATTCATGGACGAAGGACGCGACGCTGACGAACGATCTCTTTCGACGCCGCATCGAAGATGCTGTGTACTATCGGGGCAAGCTGCTCGGTCTTTCGGACGCGAAAAGTGCCGTCCGGCTTGTGTTCAGCGAAGCGGACATGCTTTCGGGCCTGACGGTGGATCGGTACGGATCCGTGCTGGTCGTGCAAATGACGAGTCTCGCGCTCTCCAAGCGGCTCGACCTTTTGGTGAAAGCTCTGACCGAAATCTGTCGTCCGACAGGGATCTGTCTTCGGTCCGTATCGGAAATTTCGAAAAAGGAAGGTTTGGATTTGCCGGACCAGGTTTTGGCGGGGGAGATCCCGGATGAGCCGATTGTGATCCGCGATCGCGACCTTTTATTTGAAGTTTCTCTTCGTCAAGGCCAGAAAACCGGTTTCTATCTGGACCAGAGGGAGAATCGTTATGTAGTGGCGGATCTGGCGAAGGGGAGGGAAGTCCTCGACCTTTATTGTTACACCGGCGGATTCGCCCTCTGGTGCGCGCACAAGTTGGCGGCGTCGGTGACGGCGGTTGATTCCTCCGGTCCCGCGATTCTGCAGGCCAAATGGAACGCTGAACGAAACCAAATTTCCTCGGTTGAATTCATCGAGGCCGACGCCGTGGATTTCTTGAAGAGCCGGGCCGCATCGTCTTACTCCATGGTAATTTTGGATCCGCCGCGTCTCGCGTTTTCTCAAAGCACGAAGGAGCGGGCGCTGAGGATGTACCACCGGATCAATATCGAAGCGCTTCGGGTTCTCAAATCGGGCGGAATTCTCGTCAGCTGCAGTTGCTCCGGTCGCGTGACGCCCAGCGAATGGATTTCACTTTTGGCCGGAGCCGCCCGGCGATCGGGCCGCTTTCTTCAAGTGATTGAGGAGCGCGGCGCGGCTCGGGACCATCCTGTTTCGCCGCATTGTCCCGAGACACACTATTTAAAGTGTGTAATAGCGCGAATTTATTGA